From the genome of Chthoniobacterales bacterium:
CAAGAGCCGCAGGACGGCTGCAAACATCGCGATAGCGACAAAATCCCAAGGAACGCGTCGGAGGCGGTCGGACCACATAGGAGGGTTCCAAGATGACAGAAACCGGAGTGGGCGGCGTGTCAATTGTTGTCCCGGCTTACGCCGAGGAGGTGCGCATCGCCCGCACGGTGCGTGAGTTGCGCGCGTTCGCATCCGGATTTCCACGCCTGCGCGAGGTGCTCGTCGTGGTGGAGCCATCGGGCGACCGGACTGCGGAGGTGGCGCGCCAAGCCGCGGGGCAGGATCCGCTGGTTGAAGTGATCGAGAACGACACGCACCGCGGCAAGGGCTTTTCCGTGCGCACCGGGATGCTGGCAGCGGCGGGGGATATCGTTTTTTTCATGGATGCCGATCTCAGTGTGCCGCTGTCTTATGTCGCGCCATTCGTGGCGCACCTCGATGCGCACCCCGGCACCGGCGCAGTCATAGGGAACCGGCGCCACCCGGGCAGCATGATCACGCGCCGACAGCCCGCGGCGCGGGAGCAGGCGGGGCGCTGGTTCAACCGGTGTGTGCGGCTGCTCGGGCTGAGCGCATGCAAGGACACGCAATGCGGGTTCAAGGCGTTCCGCCGTGAAGCGGTCCGGGAAATCTTTTCCCGCACGCATATCGACGGCTTCGCCTTCGACGTGGAGGCGCTTTTCCTTGCTCGGCAACTGGGCGTTCGAGTGGACGAATTGCCCGTCGAGTGGATCAACGATCCGCACACCAAGTTCCGGCCCTTCGGCGACGGATGGCGCAGCTTCCGAGATTTGGCCTTGGTGCGGTTGGGTGCGCGCGGCCCGTGCTAGTGGCAGGGGGGCCAATGACGCATTCGGCAGAGTGGCCCCAGCACAGGAGACAAGCCGGTGGCCACATCATTTATTAGACCCTTGTAAGCGTTTCCGGTTTCCGTCGATTGCGCGCGGAACGTGAGCAGCGCTGCGAGCACAAGCGAAACGCCGCCAGCCACGTGCGGGCCACTGCCGAATTGTATGCCGAGGAACCCGGGCCAAGCGTGGTGCGCGGTGAGGGGATCGAACCCCCGACCCATTCGGTGTAAACGAATCGCTCTACCGCTGAGCTAACCGCGCGAAATACTCTGTTAAGTGTGTAATTTTCAGGTGTCTCGAAAAAGTTTTTGACCCGCTTTTTATGCCCGTGTAATCTGTTAAGCATGAAAACATCAATTCTACCAACAGAGAAGGCTCCTGCGCCGAAACTGCGCAAGGTTGCCGAGAATATCTACCAGTATTCGGGCTCACGAACTACCTACTATGCCCGCTTCCGTCACAAGGGCCAGCGCATTATCACGGCTCTGGGAACACTGGCCCATCCCTGCACGTCCCTCCCTGAGGCCAAGAGGCTTTTGCGGGAAAAGCGAAACGAGTTGGACAGTGCCGAGCACATCGCCACCCGCAAGACCCTCGCCCAGATTATCGCTGAATTCGAAACGGTTATGGCCGGCTCCGAAGCCACGCTGAAATACAAGAAGCGCTATCTCAAGCAGCTTAAATCCGATTTTCCCGTTCCGCTGACCACCCGGATTTCCGAGATCAAGAAAAGCGATGTCCTCAAGTTTATGGCTCTTTTCAAAGAGTCCACAGCCGACCACTACAACCACGTTCTGACCTTGGTCCGGGATGTGTTCAATTATGCCTTGGCGGATCGGGCGATCACGGCTTCACCCGTCGAGGGTGTCAAGTATCGCAAGCGTCAGGCCACGGTCAAAAGGCTCATCCCGACTTGGGAGGAATTCGAGCAGATCGTCGCCAGCGTGCGTGCGCAGGTTCTTGCCGATACGGCCAAGGAAAGTGCCGACTTGATCGAGTTCATGGGCAAAGCCGGTTTGGGGCAGGCCGAATGCGCCGGTCTGCGCTGGCAGGACATCAACTTCAAGTCCGAGCAGATCCTGCTGATCCGCCAAAAGACCCGTGCGGAGTTCAAGATTCCTCTCTACCCCATGGTTCGTCCGTTGCTTGAGCGCATGGATTCCGAGCGCGAGGATGATCGTGACCCGACCGAGAAAGTCTTCAAGGTCAGGGATCCCAAAAAAGCACTCGCCTCAGCCTGCGCACGATTGAAGTTGCCGCAGTATTCTCCGAGGGCATTTCGGCGGATGTTCATCTCGCGTTGCCTGCATGATTTGGGCATTGACGTGCAAACGATCGCTTCATGGCAGGGGCATAAGGATGGGGGGCAACTAATCCTGCGAACCTACGCCCGCGCCAGTGACAAGCATCAACGCGAGATGGCCAAGCTCCTGATTGATCCCGCGCAAGAAGAGACAACGGCTCCGGATACCCCAGTCGATGGGCAAGGAATTGCGGCCTGAGTATTGTCCTGCTTCCGCACGGAGAAATCGCCACCAGTTAGTGGACCATGTCAACCTGACTCTTATGACGCACAAGGGGCTTTCCCGTATTGCCAGCGGGCCTAGACTTGCTGCTCCAAAGCCATGAGCGACGAAAGTTTTTCACCCCAGTTCGGATCGCCGTTCCAAGTAGTCGTGGACCATTGCGAGGAAGCCGGGATCAAGTTTCGAGCCGAGCCCGATGTGAA
Proteins encoded in this window:
- a CDS encoding glycosyltransferase family 2 protein, which gives rise to MTETGVGGVSIVVPAYAEEVRIARTVRELRAFASGFPRLREVLVVVEPSGDRTAEVARQAAGQDPLVEVIENDTHRGKGFSVRTGMLAAAGDIVFFMDADLSVPLSYVAPFVAHLDAHPGTGAVIGNRRHPGSMITRRQPAAREQAGRWFNRCVRLLGLSACKDTQCGFKAFRREAVREIFSRTHIDGFAFDVEALFLARQLGVRVDELPVEWINDPHTKFRPFGDGWRSFRDLALVRLGARGPC